In the Longimicrobiales bacterium genome, one interval contains:
- the uvrB gene encoding excinuclease ABC subunit UvrB, producing the protein MATFDLKLPFELSGDQPSAIEELSAGFREGERFQTLLGVTGSGKTVTMANTIQRLGRPTLVMSHNKTLAAQLYGELKQFFPHNAVEYFISYYDYYQPEAYVPSSDTYIEKDSSINEDIERLRLRATSSLMERDDVIVVASISCIYGLGDPIQYRQLMLMLEVGQQITRRDILQSLVRIQYARNDMEFVRGTFRVRGDVVEVFPAYEEQAVRIELWGDEIERISRFDPITGETIVRLQRAAIYPATHFVTQKSTVERAIHLIRDELEERLLELRGAGRLLEAQRLEQRTNFDIEMLLEIGTCPGVENYSRHLTGRAAGERPACLFDYFPEDFLVIVDESHQTVPQIRGMYNGDRARKLTLVDYGFRLPSALDNRPLTFDEWEEMVPRAMFVSATPGEYELAKTHGVVVEQLIRPTGLLDPPVEVRPVKGQVDDLLAEIRVRERRGERVLVTTLTKRMAEDLTDYLAQVGVRVRYMHADIDAIERMEILRDLRLGRFDVLVGINLLREGLDLPEVSLVAILDADKEGFLRDERSLIQTIGRAARNVNSVAIMYADRITGSMQRCLDETTRRREIQRAYNEEHGITPQTIRKSVEELMLSTRVADARMDPKARGAGAGKVAEQPASYASEVDLEEWAKILEAEMNDAATNLDFERAARLRDELLDVRAKLTGAA; encoded by the coding sequence ATGGCCACTTTCGACCTCAAACTCCCCTTCGAGCTCTCCGGCGACCAGCCCTCGGCGATCGAGGAGCTGTCCGCCGGGTTCCGCGAAGGTGAGCGCTTCCAGACCCTGCTCGGCGTCACGGGCTCCGGCAAGACCGTCACGATGGCGAACACCATCCAGCGGCTGGGCCGGCCCACGCTGGTGATGTCCCACAACAAGACGCTGGCGGCGCAGCTCTACGGCGAGCTGAAGCAGTTCTTCCCGCACAATGCGGTCGAGTACTTCATCTCGTACTACGACTACTACCAGCCGGAAGCGTACGTGCCGTCGTCGGACACGTACATCGAGAAGGACAGCTCGATCAACGAGGACATCGAGCGGCTGCGGCTGCGGGCGACGTCGTCGCTGATGGAGCGGGACGACGTGATCGTCGTGGCGTCGATCTCCTGCATCTACGGCCTGGGCGACCCGATCCAGTACCGGCAGCTCATGCTGATGCTGGAGGTGGGGCAGCAGATCACGCGGCGCGACATCCTCCAGTCGCTGGTGCGGATCCAGTACGCGCGCAACGACATGGAATTCGTGCGCGGCACGTTCCGGGTGCGCGGCGACGTGGTCGAGGTGTTTCCGGCGTACGAGGAGCAGGCGGTCCGGATCGAGCTGTGGGGCGACGAGATCGAGCGCATCAGCCGCTTCGACCCGATCACGGGGGAGACGATCGTGCGGCTGCAGCGCGCGGCGATCTACCCGGCCACCCACTTCGTCACGCAGAAGAGCACGGTCGAGCGCGCCATCCACCTGATCCGCGACGAGCTGGAGGAGCGGCTGCTGGAGCTGCGCGGGGCCGGCAGGCTGCTCGAGGCGCAGCGGCTGGAGCAGCGCACCAACTTCGACATCGAGATGCTGCTCGAGATCGGCACGTGCCCGGGCGTCGAGAACTATTCGCGCCACCTCACAGGGCGCGCGGCGGGTGAGCGGCCGGCGTGCCTGTTCGACTACTTCCCCGAGGACTTCCTCGTCATCGTCGACGAGTCGCACCAGACGGTCCCGCAGATCCGCGGGATGTACAACGGCGACCGGGCGCGCAAGCTGACGCTGGTCGACTACGGGTTCCGGCTGCCGAGCGCGCTGGACAACCGCCCGCTCACGTTCGACGAGTGGGAGGAGATGGTGCCGCGCGCGATGTTCGTCTCCGCGACGCCGGGCGAGTACGAGCTGGCGAAGACGCACGGCGTCGTGGTCGAGCAGCTCATCCGGCCGACGGGCCTGCTGGATCCTCCGGTCGAGGTCCGCCCCGTCAAGGGCCAGGTGGACGACCTCCTCGCCGAGATCCGCGTGCGGGAGAGGCGCGGCGAGCGGGTGCTGGTGACCACGCTGACCAAGCGCATGGCCGAGGACCTGACGGACTACCTGGCGCAGGTGGGGGTGCGGGTGCGTTACATGCACGCGGACATCGACGCGATCGAGCGGATGGAGATCCTGCGCGACCTGCGCCTGGGCCGCTTCGACGTGCTGGTCGGCATCAACCTGCTGCGCGAGGGGCTGGACCTGCCGGAAGTCTCACTGGTCGCGATCCTGGACGCGGACAAGGAAGGGTTCCTGCGCGACGAGCGCTCGCTGATCCAGACGATCGGCCGCGCCGCCCGCAACGTGAACAGCGTCGCCATCATGTACGCGGACCGGATCACCGGCTCCATGCAGCGCTGCCTCGACGAGACGACGCGCCGCCGGGAGATCCAGCGGGCATACAACGAGGAGCACGGTATCACGCCCCAGACGATCCGCAAGAGTGTCGAGGAGCTGATGCTGTCCACGCGCGTCGCGGACGCGCGCATGGATCCGAAGGCGCGCGGCGCCGGGGCAGGGAAGGTGGCCGAGCAGCCGGCGTCCTATGCCAGCGAGGTGGATCTGGAGGAGTGGGCCAAGATCCTCGAGGCCGAGATGAACGACGCGGCCACCAACCTCGACTTCGAGCGAGCGGCGCGGCTGCGTGATGAGCTGCTCGATGTACGGGCGAAGCTCACCGGTGCGGCTTAG